A single Populus nigra chromosome 13, ddPopNigr1.1, whole genome shotgun sequence DNA region contains:
- the LOC133671090 gene encoding LOW QUALITY PROTEIN: ATP-dependent zinc metalloprotease FTSH 6, chloroplastic-like (The sequence of the model RefSeq protein was modified relative to this genomic sequence to represent the inferred CDS: inserted 1 base in 1 codon; substituted 1 base at 1 genomic stop codon), which translates to MSPALSLSLPHIPICKSQDLANDVQIPKSTNRDSPSLKTPLDIKLSKRELLNATAVVLLTEGLSVAKPARAAEPESPVTSTSSGMSYSRFFEYLDEGAVRKVDLFENGTVAIAEIFNPTLEKIQRVKIQLPGLPQELLRKLEEXNVDFAAHPTEPNWTAALLDLLGNLAFPLILLGSLLLRTSSTSTPGGPGLPFGLGRSKAKFQIEPNTGVTFDDVAGVDEAKQDFQEIVEFLKTPEKFAAVGARIPKGVLLVGPPXTGKTLLAKAIAGEAGVPFFSLSGSEFIEMFVGVGASRVRDLFNKAKANSPCIVFIDEIDAVGRQRGTGIGGGNDEREQTLNQLLTEMDGFSGNSGVIVIAATNRPEILDSALLRPGRFDRQVTVGLPDVRGREEILNVHSKNKKLDKGVSLSVIAMRTPGFSGADLANLINEAAILAGRRGKYKITLKEIDDSIDRIVAGMEGTKMTDGKCKILVAYHEVGHAVCATLTPGHDLVQKVTLIPRGQARGLTWFIPGEDPTLISKQQLFSRIVGGLGGRAAEEVIFGESEITTGAAGDLQQITQIAKQMVTMFGMSELGPWALTDPAAQSSDVVLRMLARNSMSEKLAEEIDSSVRDIIERAYEIAKEHIRNNREAIDKLVEVLLEKETLSGDEFRAILSEFTDIHVDKIDRTPVRELINA; encoded by the exons ATGTCGCCTGCTCTATCTCTTTCTCTCCCCCACATTCCCATTTGCAAATCTCAGGACCTTGCAAATGATGTCCAGATTCCTAAAAGCACTAACAGAGACAGCCCATCTCTCAAAACACCCCTAGATATCAAACTTAGTAAGAGAGAACTACTTAATGCCACTGCTGTAGTACTCTTAACTGAAGGACTCTCTGTTGCTAAGCCTGCAAGAGCTGCGGAGCCAGAGAGTCCAGTTACTTCAACTTCAAGTGGAATGTCTTACTCAAGATTCTTTGAGTACTTAGATGAAGGTGCTGTAAGAAAAGTGGACTTGTTTGAGAATGGGACGGTAGCAATAGCTGAGATTTTTAATCCCACACTTGAAAAGATCCAGAGGGTCAAAATCCAGTTACCAGGACTGCCACAAGAGTTGTTGAGGAAACTAGAAG AAAATGTTGATTTTGCTGCTCACCCAACAGAGCCGAACTGGACTGCTGCTCTACTTGACTTGTTGGGAAACTTGGCCTTTCCATTGATATTGCTTGGCTCTTTGTTGTTAAGGACATCATCTACCAGCACCCCCGGAGGTCCCGGCTTGCCATTTGGACTAGGAAG GAGCAAAGCCAAATTCCAGATCGAGCCTAATACTGGAGTGACATTTGATGATGTTGCTGGAGTTGACGAAGCAAAGCAAGATTTTCAAGAAATTGTGGAATTCTTAAAAACTCCAGAGAAGTTTGCTGCAGTAGGTGCAAGGATTCCTAAGGGAGTTCTGTTAGTAGGACCTCCATGAACTGGAAAAACCTTGCTAGCTAAAGCAATAGCTGGAGAAGCAGGcgttcctttcttttctctgtcAGGATCAGAGTTTATTGAGATGTTTGTTGGTGTAGGGGCTTCAAGAGTTAGGGACTTGTTCAACAAGGCTAAGGCGAACTCACCATGCATAGTTTTTATCGATGAGATAGATGCTGTCGGGAGGCAGAGAGGGACAGGAATTGGTGGAGGAAATGATGAGAGGGAGCAGACACTGAATCAATTACTTACTGAAATGGATGGTTTTAGTGGTAATAGTGGAGTGATTGTTATTGCTGCTACAAACCGACCTGAAATTCTTGATTCCGCGTTGCTTAGGCCAGGAAGATTTGATAGGCAG GTCACAGTTGGGCTACCAGATGTGAGAGGTAGGGAAGAGATATTAAACGTGCATAGCAAAAACAAGAAGCTGGACAAAGGGGTCTCTCTGAGCGTTATTGCCATGAGGACGCCAGGATTCAGTGGTGCAGACTTGGCTAACCTAATAAATGAAGCGGCTATTCTTGCTGGTAGGAGAGGCAAATACAAGATCACCCTGAAAGAGATTGATGATTCAATCGATCGAATCGTGGCAGGCATGGAGGGAACCAAGATGACTGATGGAAAGTGCAAAATTTTGGTGGCTTACCATGAAGTTGGGCACGCTGTTTGCGC GACATTGACACCCGGACATGACCTGGTGCAGAAAGTCACTCTAATTCCCCGGGGACAAGCTCGTGGTCTAACGTGGTTCATACCAGGTGAGGATCCGACTCTCATTTCCAAGCAACAGCTATTTTCTAGGATAGTTGGAGGACTTGGAGGAAGAGCAGCAGAGGAAGTGATTTTTGGTGAATCAGAAATCACAACTGGTGCAGCAGGGGACCTGCAACAGATCACTCAAATCGCTAAACAG ATGGTAACAATGTTTGGCATGTCTGAGCTCGGACCATGGGCACTGACCGATCCAGCAGCACAGAGCAGTGATGTGGTGCTAAGGATGCTAGCTAGAAACTCCATGTCAGAGAAACTCGCGGAAGAAATCGATTCATCAGTGCGAGACATAATTGAAAGAGCATATGAGATTGCTAAGGAACATATAAGGAACAATAGGGAGGCCATTGATAAACTAGTGGAGGTGCTGCTAGAAAAGGAAACCCTCTCGGGGGATGAGTTCAGGGCAATCTTGTCTGAATTCACAGATATTCATGTTGATAAAATAGATAGAACCCCTGTAAGAGAATTGATTAATGCCTAG
- the LOC133671218 gene encoding granule-bound starch synthase 2, chloroplastic/amyloplastic: MSSIGSLPFIIETTKAESPVLLSRKNKNRDKFSFFTCRTKKSHNLAVFNYGFSPKSKPVRATVEEGASGDESEDALQASIEKSKKVLAMQRDLLQQIAERRKMVSSIKSSIIDSEVDEVPSEQSEDSSPNQDHTSSSGQGVHEKQNGSILWKNYIHSTADEVPETSSLDISKGYDDDKRELEQELPPKKASSHEDSSKQLRVTGSEKVWSDKLPSFLSNTSEISTTNEKQENVNDPILPEINNIENDPATEDILPPPLAGANVMNVIVVAAECAPWSKTGGLGDVAGSLPKALARRGHRVMVVAPRYGNYAEPHDIGVRKRYKVDGQDIEVTFFQTYIDGVDFVFIDSHVFCHIEGNIYGGSRLDILKRMALFCKAAVEVPWHVPCGGICYGDGNLVFIANDWHTALLPVYLKAYYRDNGLMKFTRSILVIHNIAHQGRGPVDDFFHVDLPEHYIDLFKLHDPVGGEHFNIFAAGLKAADRVVTVSHGYSWELKTSEGGWGLHNIIKENDWKFSGIVNGIDTKEWNPLFDVHLTSDGYTNYSLETLHTGKPQCKAALQKELGLPVRPDVPMIGFIGRLDQQKGVDLIAEAVPWMLGQDVQLVMLGTGRQDLEQMLRQFENQHHDKIRGWVGFSVKMAHRITAGSDVLLMPSRFEPCGLNQLYAMMYGTIPVVHAVGGLRDTVQPFDPFNESGLGWTFDGAEANKLIHALGNCLFTYREYKKSWEGLQRRGMTQDLSWDHAAEKYEEVLVAAKYQW, from the exons ATGTCTTCTATAGGATCACTGCCTTTTATTATTGAAACAACCAAAGCAGAAAGTCCTGTTCTTCTCTCTCGCAAAAACAAAAATCGAgacaagttttcttttttcacgtGCAGAACAAAAAAGTCTCATAATTTAGCTGTTTTTAATTATGGGTTTTCTCCGAAATCTAAGCCTGTGAGAGCTACAGTTGAGGAAGGTGCGAGTGGTGATGAATCAGAAGATGCACTGCAAGCCAGCATTGAAAAGAGCAAGAAGGTTCTTGCTATGCAAAGAGACCTACTTCAGCAG ATTGCTGAGAGAAGAAAAATGGTTTCTTCTATAAAAAGTAGTATCATTGACTCAGAAGTAGATGAAGTTCCTTCTGAGCAGAGCGAGGACTCTTCTCCAAATCAGGACCATACTTCAAGTAGTGGTCAGGGTGTTCATGAAAAACAGAATGGCAGCATTCTTTGGAAAAACTACATCCACTCAACTGCAGATGAGGTACCAGAAACTTCATCTTTAGATATTAGTAAAGGTTATGATGACGATAAAAGGGAACTTGAGCAGGAACTACCTCCTAAAAAGGCTTCTTCTCATGAGGATTCTTCCAAACAGTTGAGAGTCACTGGTTCAGAGAAAGTTTGGTCAGACAAGCtgccttcttttctttcaaataccTCAGAAATATCAACTActaatgaaaaacaagaaaatgtcAATGACCCTATATTGCCAGAGATTAATAACATCGAAAATGATCCTGCAACTGAAGACATTTTACCCCCTCCATTAGCTGGTGCAAATGTCATGAATGTTATTGTGGTGGCTGCAGAATGTGCTCCATGGTCTAAAACAG GTGGGCTTGGAGATGTTGCTGGGTCTTTACCAAAGGCTTTGGCTCGGCGTGGACACAGGGTTATG gTTGTGGCTCCTCGGTATGGCAACTATGCGGAACCTCACGATATTGGAGTTCGAAAAAGATATAAGGTGGATGGTCAG GACATAGAAGTAACATTCTTCCAAACCTACATTGATGGTgtggattttgttttcattgattCTCATGTATTTTGCCATATAGAGGGTAATATATATGGAGGAAGCCGATTG GACATTTTAAAGCGCATGGCGTTATTTTGCAAAGCAGCTGTTGAG GTTCCTTGGCATGTTCCATGTGGAGGTATCTGCTATGGAGATGGAAATTTAGTTTTCATTGCAAATGATTGGCATACTGCTTTGTTGCCAGTGTATCTGAAGGCATATTATCGGGACAATGGTTTAATGAAATTTACAAGATCCATACTTGTAATTCATAATATAGCACACCAG GGTCGTGGACCAGTGGATGATTTCTTCCATGTGGATCTGCCAGAGCACTACATTGACCTTTTCAAATTGCATGATCCTGTTGGTGGTGAACACTTCAATATCTTTGCAGCTGGTCTGAAGGCAGCGGACCGTGTGGTTACTGTCAGTCATGGATATTCCTGGGAGCTTAAAACTTCTGAAGGTGGTTGGGGTCTGCACAACATCATAAAGGAAAATGATTGGAAATTTAGTGGCATTGTGAATGGCATTGATACAAAAGAATGGAACCCACTGTTTGATGTTCACCTGACCTCAGATGGTTACACCAACTACTCCCTGGAAACACTGCACACTGGCAAGCCTCAATGCAAGGCTGCCTTACAGAAGGAGCTTGGTTTGCCTGTTCGTCCGGATGTCCCTATGATTGGTTTCATTGGAAGGCTTGATCAACAGAAAGGAGTTGATCTCATAGCTGAGGCAGTTCCGTGGATGTTGGGCCAGGACGTGCAACTAGTCATGTTGGGCACTGGCAGACAAGACCTGGAACAGATGCTTAGGCAGTTTGAAAATCAACACCATGACAAAATCAGGGGATGGGTTGGTTTTTCTGTAAAGATGGCTCACAGGATAACTGCTGGTTCAGATGTTTTGCTCATGCCATCACGATTTGAGCCTTGTGGGCTGAACCAACTATATGCTATGATGTACGGAACAATTCCAGTCGTCCATGCTGTTGGGGGACTAAGGGATACCGTGCAACCTTTTGATCCGTTCAATGAATCCGGGCTTGGGTGGACATTTGATGGTGCTGAAGCAAATAAATTGATACATGCACTAGGGAACTGCTTATTTACTTACCGAGAGTACAAGAAAAGTTGGGAGGGACTCCAAAGACGAGGGATGACTCAAGATCTCAGCTGGGATCATGCAGCTGAGAAATACGAGGAAGTACTCGTTGCTGCCAAGTACCAGTGGTGA
- the LOC133671020 gene encoding uncharacterized protein LOC133671020 yields the protein MALLASCWLIVESFFIADGFLKWFYLSFYIHPIFLFVCQIFLWLKLLQKCFLVAIFYLSHVGLCVYIFFKDCVVYIFSFGRCSNIEDVEEIESFGPLKSFKNQVVISYSCSSIAPLPCQLQVFKLNKNWSTEEKDSGGDAIPCKDENMEQQALFVGEDESMINGHLSSISFSSRFSMTAESLNKDDDLSSISSSNSPAAGDLDMKQYSSMVDSSNSLAVEREFTANWSREEDHQDPFYKKYTERMRWFDVLNHERTSGISAILNRQVGNIPSSFESMKLPDDMSVPFVPWSKMEKRKLLKSLESDFELVYVAQSCLSWEALHHQYRKVEALASSSSQNGVFYDDVAGEFQKFQVLLERFMEDERCELGKRDWNYVRGRFSLKSLLQVPMVSGFYEQENEEIKREAINVKEVMEAIERGILAYWVFIKTDGRKPWWKLRSSLWTWPTVEDPRDVGLQADLTRKLQKKELWLKESQGKLKCWFRRAVNPTLEESQKKEMLFAMIDLKLISRVLQMSVLSTSQLKWCQEKLDKIEFKEGKIARACTSGPLFPP from the exons ATGGCTCTCCTTGCGTCCTGCTGGTTAATCGTTGAATCTTTTTTCATCGCTGATGGATTTTTGAAGTGGTTTTATTTGAGTTTCTACATCCatcccatttttctttttgtttgccaGATATTCCTTTGGCTCAAGTTGCTTCAAAAATGTTTTCTAGTAGCCATCTTTTATCTTTCCCATGTTGGTCTGTGTGTTTACATCTTCTTCAAAGATTGTGTCgtctatatattttcattcGGTAGATGCAGCAATATTGAAGATGTAGAAGAGATTGAGAGTTTTGGACCTctaaaaagtttcaaaaatcAAGTTGTCATTTCTTATAGTTGTTCAAGTATTGCACCGTTGCCATGCCAGCTACAGGTATTCAAGCTCAATAAAAATTGGTCTACAGAGGAGAAAGATTCTGGGGGTGATGCAATTCCATGCAAGGATGAAAATATGGAACAGCAGGCTCTTTTCGTTGGTGAAGATGAAAGCATGATCAATGGTCATttgtcttcaatttcttttagttCCAGGTTTTCCATGACAGCTGAAAGTTTAAACAAGGATGATGACCTATCATCCATTAGCAGCTCCAATTCACCTGCTGCCGGAGATCTAGACATGAAGCAATATTCATCAATGGTTGATAGCTCCAATTCACTGGCTGTGGAAAGGGAATTTACAGCCAACTGGAGCAGAGAGGAAGATCATCAAGATCCATTCTACAAGAAATACACCGAAAGAATGAGGTGGTTCGATGTGCTCAACCACGAACGCACAAGTGGAATAA GTGCAATTCTGAATAGGCAAGTTGGAAATATTCCAAGTTCATTTGAGAGTATGAAGCTGCCTGATGATATGTCGGTGCCGTTTGTACCGTGGAGCAAAATGGAGAAAAGGAAGCTCTTGAAAAGCTTAGAGAGTGATTTTGAGCTGGTATATGTGGCTCAATCATGCTTGTCATGGGAGGCCCTTCACCACCAGTACAGAAAGGTTGAAGCTCTTGCATCCTCTAGCTCTCAAAACGGGGTGTTTTACGATGATGTGGCAGGCGAATTTCAGAAATTTCAAGTATTGTTGGAGAGATTTATGGAAGATGAAAGGTGTGAATTAGGCAAGAGGGATTGGAATTATGTTAGAGGAAGATTTTCTCTCAAGAGCCTTCTCCAAGTTCCCATGGtttcag GCTTCTATGagcaagaaaatgaagaaataaaacgTGAAGCCATAAATGTCAAAGAGGTGATGGAAGCCATAGAGAGGGGCATATTAGCATATTGGGTATTTATTAAAACAGATGGTAGAAAGCCTTGGTGGAAGTTGAGAAGTTCATTATGGACATGGCCAACTGTGGAGGACCCTAGAGATGTGGGGCTACAAGCTGATCTCACTAGAAAGCTCCAAAAG AAGGAACTGTGGTTGAAAGAGTCGCAAGGGAAGCTCAAGTGTTGGTTCAGGAGAGCAGTAAACCCTACCCTAGAAGAGTCACAAAAGAAGGAGATGTTATTCGCAATGATAGACTTGAAGCTGATATCAAGGGTGCTCCAAATGTCTGTGCTCTCCACTTCCCAACTCAAATGGTGCCAAGAAAAACTAGACAAGATAGAGTTCAAGGAAGGCAAGATAGCGAGAGCTTGCACTAGCGGTCCCTTGTTTCCTCCTTGA
- the LOC133670793 gene encoding uncharacterized protein LOC133670793 yields MMIRQLEDDGDDDDEEEDDEDVNTKKHMLPPKVAKKKKIQSTSTVKQSTTSYGKQKKSATLGTYFMPRTTPGAQKSLQNCWQRKEAVERCDLALAKWMFDACVPFNAVNFVYYQHAIDAVTTMGPGYKGPNLHAIRGYYLAKAVDEVKIYVESYREIWKKTGCTLMADGWTDQKRRTLINFLVYCPKGTVFLKTVDVSDVSKTARLLYQLFREVVLYVGVENIVHMVTDNAANYVAAGRLLMEEFPSILWSPCAAHCINLILQDIGKLQSVCCVVEHASGITKYIYNHCYPLYLMRKFTRGKEILRPAPTRFATNFIALQSILAHKDELRAMVTSREWVSSAYAKDIKGKNFVDSVLDSLFWEECVIIVRMSEPLVRVLRLVDGDDRPSMGYLYDAIHHAKEEMMRRFQKRKPRVKPFIDIINNRWDGQFYRNLFAAAFWLNPRFQYDANIMDKHMRTISGLLDVLEKYAHGNLPLQSKITSEMKFFRNAEHDFGRASAINNRTLMPPDEWWMTYGTSAPNLQQLAIRVLSQTCSSSGCERNWIEDDPSILTTEEVESFHQALSTMTIQDTLDDDVINVNEIEDDCDDEVSKEHADDLLGVDKIGSFPSTFDPNFAAIDTEELNVFIQQK; encoded by the exons ATGATGATTAGGCAATTagaagatgatggtgatgatgatgatgaggaggaggaTGATGAGGATGTCAATACTAAAAAACATATGTTACCACCGAAggttgcaaaaaagaaaaagattcaaaGCACCAGCACTGTAAAACAATCAACTACAAGTTATGGAAAGCAGAAGAAATCTGCAACATTAGGGACATATTTCATGCCTAGAACAACTCCTGGTGCTCAAAAGTCTCTTCAGAATTGTTGGCAAAGGAAAGAAGCAGTTGAACGGTGTGATCTTGCTTTAGCGAAGTGGATGTTTGATGCATGTGTGCCATTTAATGCTGTTAACTTTGTGTATTATCAGCATGCCATAGATGCTGTAACAACCATGGGTCCTGGTTATAAAGGACCAAATTTACATGCTATCCGTGGTTATTACTTGGCAAAAGCGGTTGATGAAGTGAAGATTTATGTTGAGAGTTATCGAGAGATTTGGAAGAAGACtggttgcacattaatggctgATGGATGGACTGATCAGAAGAGGAGGACTTTAATTAACTTCTTAGTATATTGTCCTAAAGGAACAGTTTTTTTGAAAACCGTGGATGTATCAGATGTCTCAAAGACTGCTAGATTGTTGTATCAGTTATTTAGAGAGGTTGTTTTATATGTTGGGGTAGAAAACATTGTGCATATGGTGACTGATAATGCTGCAAATTATGTTGCTGCTGGCAGGTTATTGATGGAAGAATTTCCTTCAATATTGTGGTCTCCTTGTGCTGCTCATTGCATCAACCTCATACTCCAGGACATTGGTAAATTGCAGTCAGTTTGTTGTGTTGTTGAGCATGCTTCTGGTATCACAAAGTACATTTATAATCATTGTTATCCATTGTATTTGATGAGGAAGTTCACTAGAGGAAAAGAAATACTTCGTCCAGCTCCTACTCGTTTTGCCACCAATTTCATTGCATTGCAAAGCATTTTAGCTCATAAAGATGAGTTGAGAGCTATGGTGACATCTAGGGAATGGGTCTCATCTGCTTATGCTAAAGATATCAAAGGAAAAAATTTTGTTGACAGTGTGCTAGACTCTTTGTTTTGGGAAGAATGTGTAATAATTGTGCGAATGAGTGAACCTTTAGTTCGAGTTCTACGATTGGTTGATGGTGATGATAGACCTTCGATGGGATATTTGTATGATGCTATTCATCatgcaaaagaagaaatgatgagGAGATTTCAAAAGAGAAAGCCTAGAGTGAAACCTTTCATAGACATTATCAATAATCGGTGGGATGGACAATTTTATAGAAATCTTTTTGCAGCGGCATTTTGGTTGAATCCTCGATTTCAATATGATGCAAATATAATGGATAAACATATGAGAACCATTTCTGGACTTCTAGATGTTCTTGAGAAGTATGCACATGGAAATCTACCATTGCAAAGTAAGATTACAAGTGAGATGAAGTTTTTTAGGAATGCTGAACATGACTTTGGTCGAGCGTCTGCAATAAATAATCGCACCCTTATGCCTCCag atgaatgGTGGATGACATATGGAACCAGCGCTCCAAATCTACAACAATTGGCTATACGAGTGTTAAGTCAAACTTGTAGTTCTTCGGGATGTGAGAGAAATTGGA TCGAAGATGACCCATCAATCTTGACAACGGAAGAAGTAGAGAGTTTTCACCAAGCTCTATCAACTATGACCATACAAGATACTTTAGATGATG ATGTCATAAATGTTAATGAGATTGAAGATGATTGTGATGATGAAGTTTCAAAGGAGCATGCTGATGATTTATTAGGTGTTGACAAGATTGGCTCATTTCCATCGACATTTGATCCAAATTTTGCTGCCATAGACACAGAAGAACTTAATGTGTTCATTCAACAAAAGTGA